Proteins from a genomic interval of Methanobrevibacter sp. TMH8:
- a CDS encoding nucleotide pyrophosphohydrolase encodes MDKNTINKIIKFRDDRNWKQFHTPENLAKSISIEAAELLECFQWDDEYNKSDVLEELADVLIYSISMTDILGVDIDEIINDKIKLNAQKYPLDESK; translated from the coding sequence ATGGATAAAAATACAATCAATAAAATCATCAAATTTAGGGATGATAGAAACTGGAAACAATTTCATACTCCTGAAAATTTAGCTAAATCAATATCTATTGAAGCTGCAGAATTATTAGAATGTTTTCAATGGGATGATGAATACAATAAATCTGATGTTCTTGAAGAATTAGCTGATGTACTTATTTATTCTATTTCTATGACAGATATATTAGGTGTGGATATTGATGAGATTATCAATGATAAAATTAAGTTAAATGCTCAAAAATATCCTCTTGATGAATCTAAATGA
- a CDS encoding HEAT repeat domain-containing protein, with translation MRELTDTMKKDFLRYISSDFKDLEYTPYGYLTIMNPIERKYFNMRSKESYEKYVEVITFIDENFLEICKGLNSKNIKVKRDCARLLGGFYDERSVDPLIYSLSETNSGYRYECIKSLSKLHLVSTKPLLRELKNSDKHIRLGAIKSLIKIKDGDTNNTFVKKIKNLELKNHCRVIHIDEKILKKYINTLNDDYWPVRLNAIYLLMGFNIPNLIDLIYPLINDSSSKVRHGVVSCLFALNNFNKLYNFEENLDSKEYLRCYYMLNDILMKSFKDKSTKVRMKALELLYRGYINNNISKKILSFINQSHEKYVKKAEELIYFADEIYSKKSVTIIKDLVLDKLNFIENINFLRNFLEDYEEKDLKPYLESLLHDNNEKIRKYAVSLLRRYYNDNVNSLIINIYEKEENLEVRKEILNSFPREREYREFFKIFAKDKDETIWRDAFNYLKKEHGRIIYYNKEDFIKDDNFEKNEYKQWLEYLNNNQTLNFENNYEYIYKFLHQITSNFIENRNIDSLLSNIKLVENNFNKYSWIINDLNSLKADSYFILENYDKSFEFRKKSYLSFYDLFLYGPLLKSPENIINSKWILDKWSRYLTDLGIKNKKEIIKYLDDLLNEKSFKNKNILTNFINKNYKNEILSENELKNLEIYFIEDNRDVFLENKYEKLKKQYLKEKENSFKTMKSSEYCIFRTFLDVNLRFLDKNYFYKELFVPDLILESFRNFCKELIMKAENKFRLDNNYHLTTEKWISEANLFKKVVDLFPEEIVLRHQSPNWLGRQHFDIFLPFRNIAIEYQGDPHFRPVPYFGGKEGFNNTLERDRRKKELCKLNNCKLIEVFPNYDINFVEKQIKKAISTYDILKIK, from the coding sequence ATGAGAGAATTAACAGATACTATGAAGAAAGATTTTTTGAGATATATTTCTTCAGATTTCAAAGATTTAGAATACACTCCTTATGGTTATTTAACAATTATGAATCCCATAGAGAGAAAATATTTTAATATGAGATCTAAAGAATCATATGAAAAATATGTAGAGGTTATTACTTTTATTGATGAGAATTTTTTAGAAATATGCAAAGGTTTGAATTCTAAAAATATAAAAGTTAAAAGAGATTGCGCTAGGTTATTAGGTGGTTTTTATGATGAACGGTCTGTTGATCCTTTAATTTATTCATTAAGCGAGACAAATAGTGGATATAGGTATGAATGTATTAAAAGTCTATCAAAACTACATTTAGTTTCAACAAAACCATTATTAAGAGAGCTAAAAAATTCCGATAAGCACATACGTTTAGGCGCTATTAAATCTTTAATTAAGATTAAAGATGGAGATACTAATAATACATTTGTTAAAAAAATTAAAAACTTAGAATTGAAAAATCATTGCAGAGTAATCCATATTGATGAAAAAATACTAAAAAAATATATAAACACTTTAAATGATGATTATTGGCCTGTAAGGCTTAATGCTATTTATTTACTAATGGGATTTAATATTCCAAACTTAATTGATTTAATTTATCCATTAATTAATGATTCAAGCTCCAAAGTTAGACATGGAGTAGTAAGTTGTTTGTTTGCCCTTAATAACTTCAATAAATTATATAATTTTGAAGAAAATTTAGATTCAAAAGAATATTTACGATGTTATTATATGTTGAATGATATTTTAATGAAATCTTTTAAGGATAAATCAACAAAAGTTAGAATGAAAGCTTTAGAACTTCTTTATCGAGGTTATATAAATAATAATATCTCTAAAAAAATATTATCCTTTATAAATCAATCCCATGAAAAATATGTGAAAAAAGCAGAGGAACTTATTTATTTTGCGGATGAAATTTATTCAAAAAAGAGTGTGACAATTATTAAAGATTTAGTTTTAGATAAATTGAATTTTATTGAAAATATAAATTTTCTTAGAAATTTTTTAGAGGATTATGAAGAAAAAGATTTAAAACCTTATTTAGAATCATTATTACATGATAATAATGAAAAAATTAGAAAATATGCTGTTTCTTTATTAAGAAGATATTATAATGATAATGTTAACTCCTTGATAATCAATATTTATGAAAAAGAAGAGAATCTAGAAGTTAGAAAAGAAATTTTAAATAGTTTCCCACGAGAAAGAGAATATAGAGAATTTTTCAAAATATTTGCAAAAGATAAAGATGAAACCATTTGGAGAGATGCTTTCAATTATCTAAAAAAAGAACATGGTAGAATTATCTATTATAATAAAGAAGACTTTATCAAAGATGATAATTTTGAAAAAAATGAATATAAACAGTGGTTAGAATATCTAAATAACAACCAAACATTGAATTTTGAAAATAATTACGAATATATTTATAAGTTTTTACATCAAATAACTTCTAATTTTATTGAAAATAGGAATATTGATAGCTTATTGAGTAATATCAAATTGGTTGAAAATAATTTTAATAAATATTCATGGATAATTAATGATCTAAATAGTTTAAAAGCGGATTCCTATTTTATACTTGAAAATTATGATAAATCTTTTGAATTTAGAAAAAAAAGTTATTTAAGTTTTTATGATTTATTTTTATATGGCCCATTACTAAAATCTCCAGAGAATATTATAAATTCTAAATGGATATTAGATAAATGGAGTAGATATCTTACTGATTTAGGAATAAAAAATAAAAAAGAAATTATAAAATATTTAGATGATTTATTAAATGAAAAAAGTTTCAAAAATAAGAATATATTGACTAATTTTATTAATAAAAACTATAAAAATGAAATATTATCTGAGAACGAGCTAAAAAATCTTGAAATATATTTCATAGAAGATAATAGAGATGTTTTTTTGGAAAATAAATATGAAAAACTTAAAAAACAGTATTTGAAAGAGAAAGAAAACTCGTTTAAAACTATGAAATCTAGTGAATATTGTATATTTAGAACTTTTTTAGATGTTAATTTAAGATTTTTAGATAAAAATTATTTTTATAAAGAACTTTTTGTACCTGATTTAATATTAGAATCTTTTCGTAATTTTTGTAAAGAATTAATAATGAAAGCAGAGAATAAATTTAGATTAGATAATAATTATCATTTAACAACTGAAAAATGGATTAGTGAAGCTAATTTGTTTAAAAAAGTTGTAGATTTATTTCCAGAAGAAATTGTATTAAGACATCAAAGCCCTAATTGGTTAGGTCGTCAACATTTTGATATATTTTTACCATTTAGAAATATAGCTATCGAATATCAGGGAGATCCACATTTTCGACCAGTGCCTTATTTTGGTGGTAAAGAAGGATTTAATAATACGCTTGAAAGAGATAGAAGAAAAAAAGAATTATGTAAATTGAATAATTGTAAGTTAATTGAAGTTTTTCCTAATTATGATATTAATTTTGTAGAAAAACAGATCAAAAAAGCAATAAGTACATATGATATTTTAAAAATCAAATAG
- a CDS encoding MBL fold metallo-hydrolase RNA specificity domain-containing protein: MIIYDSTKEGFMKDVESGEIADRISDRLITFYNVSKNTDRILDIDIKQAYMLKLLEEDDGIEQNKYPSLNDPNIAVYFPRRKQGLISGEHYVCYDGDWKILDSDDEEVEKEYGKWEREFLENGNVITYKDVKENGKDYIFRCDFFELKELIDIKPKNGIYIHSMTEPFNDEMEIDFRRVENWLKHFGLYPIYKMHVSGHGSGEEILGMIREIAPEKLYPIHTENIEIFDVLKDDGIEVVWPEVES; encoded by the coding sequence ATGATTATCTATGACTCAACTAAAGAAGGCTTTATGAAAGATGTAGAATCTGGGGAAATTGCAGATAGAATTTCAGATAGATTAATCACTTTTTATAATGTTTCTAAAAATACAGATAGGATTTTAGATATTGATATTAAACAAGCTTATATGTTAAAGCTATTAGAAGAAGATGATGGAATAGAACAAAATAAATATCCTAGCTTAAATGATCCAAATATAGCTGTTTACTTCCCTAGAAGAAAACAAGGATTGATTTCAGGTGAACATTACGTTTGCTATGATGGAGATTGGAAAATCTTGGATTCAGACGATGAGGAAGTTGAAAAAGAATATGGCAAATGGGAAAGAGAATTTTTAGAAAATGGTAATGTAATCACATATAAAGACGTAAAAGAAAACGGAAAAGATTATATTTTTAGATGTGATTTCTTTGAATTAAAAGAATTAATAGATATAAAACCAAAAAATGGGATATATATTCATTCAATGACAGAACCATTTAATGATGAAATGGAAATAGACTTTAGAAGAGTTGAAAATTGGTTAAAGCATTTTGGTTTATATCCTATCTATAAAATGCATGTTTCAGGCCATGGAAGTGGTGAAGAGATCTTGGGAATGATAAGGGAAATAGCTCCTGAGAAGTTATATCCTATTCATACTGAAAATATTGAAATATTTGATGTTTTAAAAGATGATGGGATTGAAGTTGTTTGGCCTGAGGTTGAATCATAA
- a CDS encoding zinc-ribbon domain-containing protein gives MSEEIPSIFCSKCGKQIKNKQSKYCPSCGHELNIAKETLSKKENTNNKDMSQNIKVVKYEKNPALAAILTFFLFCLGQFYNGQILKGIVFVLLLIILWYINIFLGLLFLIYAAYDAYKNAKYIKENNGNYFYNGAI, from the coding sequence ATGAGTGAGGAGATACCTTCTATTTTTTGTTCTAAATGCGGGAAACAAATTAAAAATAAACAGAGTAAATATTGTCCTAGTTGTGGGCATGAACTAAACATTGCAAAAGAAACCCTGAGTAAAAAAGAGAATACTAATAATAAAGATATGTCTCAAAATATTAAAGTAGTTAAATATGAAAAAAATCCTGCGTTAGCAGCTATTTTGACATTTTTTCTTTTTTGTTTAGGTCAGTTTTATAATGGACAAATACTAAAAGGCATAGTATTTGTGTTATTGTTGATTATATTATGGTATATTAACATATTTTTAGGTTTATTGTTCCTTATTTATGCAGCCTATGATGCATATAAAAATGCAAAATATATAAAAGAGAATAATGGAAATTATTTCTATAATGGGGCGATATAA